In a single window of the Bradyrhizobium erythrophlei genome:
- the pbpC gene encoding penicillin-binding protein 1C, with protein sequence MNETDHNNAPASWPGKRREAPSSRQMTRPSTALVTKKEDVDARDKPGHDERRKRRFTRIAVVTFATIALVTLVIATWVVSLGPLPLAQARQISTTIVDRNGKLLRAYAMADGRWRLPVDAKTGVDPGYLKVLLGYEDKRFRSHAGVDPLALGRAALQLITRGHIVSGGSTITMQLARLLEPRRERSVYAKLRQMVRAVEIERQMTKDQILDLYLALAPYGGNLEGIRAASIAYFGKEPKRLSLAESALLVALPQSPENRRLDRHPDIARIARDRVLDRMVEDGRVSEEDALQAKAVPVPRLRKPMPILAPHSADAALATVKDAPVITLTLDSSLQKVLEALARDRAVALGPNISIGIVAVDNASGDVLARVGSPDYFDDRRAGQVDMTRAVRSPGSTLKPFIYGLAFEDGFVHPESLIDDRPIRFGSYAPENFDMTFQGTVPVRKALQQSLNVPAIALLDRVGASRLSSRLRQAGANLVLPKDEAPGLAMGLGGVGVTLQDLAQLYSGLARLGTTRPLREIVDAKAKDDSRDPLRLMDQVAAWQVGNVLMGTPPPENAPHNRIAFKTGTSYGYRDAWSVGFDGRLTIGVWVGRPDGAPVPGLVGRTAAAPILFDAFARTGKLPVALPKPPKGTLMTSNAKLPLPLRRFRPLGELVRTGGEQSPHIQFPLNGSRIDVGGAGEPQAQAMPVKVAGGVLPMTMLVNGVSVGEIDGRRQRLVDPPGPGFARLTVIDATGAADTVVIRIQ encoded by the coding sequence ATGAACGAGACGGACCACAACAACGCTCCTGCGTCATGGCCGGGCAAAAGGCGCGAAGCGCCGTCTTCGCGCCAGATGACCCGGCCATCCACGGCTTTGGTCACGAAAAAAGAAGACGTGGATGCCCGGGACAAGCCCGGGCATGACGAGCGGAGGAAACGGCGCTTCACTCGTATCGCCGTTGTGACGTTCGCAACCATAGCCCTTGTCACGCTTGTCATCGCAACATGGGTGGTCTCGCTCGGGCCGTTGCCATTGGCGCAGGCGAGGCAAATCTCCACCACCATCGTCGACCGCAACGGCAAGCTGTTGCGGGCCTATGCGATGGCCGACGGCCGCTGGCGGCTGCCGGTCGATGCCAAAACCGGAGTCGATCCCGGCTACCTCAAGGTGCTGCTCGGCTATGAAGACAAGCGCTTCCGCTCCCACGCCGGGGTCGATCCCCTGGCGCTGGGGCGCGCCGCGCTTCAACTCATCACCCGCGGCCATATCGTCTCCGGCGGCTCGACCATCACGATGCAACTCGCCCGCTTGCTGGAGCCGCGCCGCGAACGCTCGGTCTATGCCAAGCTGCGCCAGATGGTCCGCGCCGTCGAGATCGAGCGGCAAATGACAAAAGACCAGATTCTCGATCTGTATCTGGCGTTGGCGCCGTATGGCGGCAATCTCGAGGGAATTCGTGCCGCCTCGATCGCCTATTTCGGCAAGGAGCCGAAACGATTGTCGCTGGCGGAATCGGCGCTCCTGGTGGCGTTGCCGCAGTCGCCGGAAAACCGTCGGCTCGATCGACACCCTGACATCGCGCGCATCGCGCGGGATCGCGTGCTCGACCGCATGGTCGAAGATGGTCGCGTCTCGGAGGAAGATGCACTGCAGGCGAAAGCGGTACCGGTGCCGCGGCTGCGCAAGCCGATGCCGATCCTCGCGCCGCATTCCGCCGACGCGGCGCTCGCCACCGTAAAAGACGCGCCGGTCATCACGCTGACGCTGGATTCCAGCCTTCAGAAGGTGCTCGAAGCGCTGGCGCGCGACCGCGCGGTCGCCTTGGGTCCGAATATTTCGATCGGCATCGTTGCGGTCGACAATGCCAGCGGTGATGTGCTGGCGCGGGTCGGTTCGCCCGATTATTTTGACGATCGGCGCGCCGGGCAGGTGGATATGACCCGCGCGGTGCGCTCGCCGGGGTCGACGCTGAAACCGTTCATCTATGGTCTGGCGTTCGAAGACGGTTTCGTTCATCCGGAAAGCCTGATCGACGATCGGCCGATCCGGTTCGGCTCTTACGCGCCGGAAAATTTCGACATGACCTTTCAGGGGACGGTGCCGGTGCGCAAGGCGCTGCAGCAATCCCTGAACGTGCCGGCGATCGCTTTGCTCGATCGGGTCGGCGCCAGCCGGCTGTCGTCACGGCTGAGGCAGGCCGGGGCCAATCTGGTGCTGCCGAAAGACGAGGCGCCGGGGCTTGCGATGGGCCTCGGCGGTGTTGGCGTCACCTTGCAGGATCTGGCGCAGCTTTATTCCGGGCTGGCGCGGCTCGGCACGACGCGGCCGCTGCGCGAGATCGTCGACGCAAAGGCAAAGGACGACTCGCGCGATCCCCTCCGGTTGATGGATCAGGTCGCGGCCTGGCAGGTCGGCAATGTGCTGATGGGTACCCCGCCGCCTGAAAATGCCCCGCACAACCGGATCGCCTTCAAAACCGGCACCAGCTACGGCTACCGCGATGCCTGGTCGGTCGGTTTCGACGGCCGCCTCACCATCGGGGTCTGGGTCGGGCGTCCCGACGGAGCCCCGGTGCCGGGCCTGGTCGGCCGCACTGCTGCGGCGCCGATCCTGTTCGACGCCTTCGCCCGCACCGGAAAACTTCCCGTAGCGCTGCCCAAACCGCCAAAAGGTACCCTGATGACCAGCAATGCCAAACTTCCGCTGCCGCTGCGGCGGTTTCGGCCCCTAGGGGAACTGGTCCGGACCGGCGGGGAGCAGTCGCCCCACATCCAGTTCCCGTTAAACGGCTCGCGGATCGATGTGGGCGGTGCTGGGGAACCGCAGGCGCAGGCCATGCCGGTCAAGGTCGCCGGCGGGGTGCTGCCGATGACCATGCTGGTAAACGGCGTGTCGGTCGGCGAAATCGACGGCCGCCGCCAAAGGCTGGTCGATCCGCCCGGCCCGGGCTTTGCCAGATTGACCGTAATCGACGCCACGGGTGCCGCGGACACAGTTGTCATCAGAATTCAATAG
- a CDS encoding ArnT family glycosyltransferase — MTETYARPRFGEPREPKHRVNPGSRLAGALDFVTASHIRAVAFLIFCGLVLFLPGFFNIPPIDRDEARFAQATKQMVESGDLVDIRFQDEVRYKKPVGIYWLQSAAVETASALGLPRAQVRIWLYRVPSLIGAIGAVLLTYWTALAFVTRRGAILAGLMLCSSVLLGAEARLAKTDAMLLLTVVAAMGALARVYLSWQRGEDPEHPPWTWPAIFWTALAGGILLKGPLILMFVVLTVATLAILDRSATWLWRLRPVWGLMWMLVLVLPWFVAIFWRAGDAFFADSIGGDMLSKLAAQESHGAPPGAYLLLFWVTFWPGAPLAGLAAPAVWRARREPGAQFLLAWLLPSWIVFELVLTKLPHYVLPLYPAIAILTIGALERRVLSRSWLTMRGAAWWFVVPALTSIVAVIGAITLTRQPVFLAWPFVAAALIFGLFAWWLYDDNHAERSLLNAVVAAMFLAAAIYGVVVPALTPLFPSAEIARALRNVVCVGPKAAAAGFHEPSLVFMTGTQTLLTDGSGAADFLGQGSCRFALVEARSERGFAQRAEAIGLRYNVAARIDGYNISQGRAISIAIFRSEGTE; from the coding sequence ATGACCGAGACCTATGCCCGCCCCCGATTTGGAGAGCCCCGCGAGCCCAAGCACCGGGTAAATCCGGGCAGCAGGCTGGCCGGCGCGCTCGATTTTGTTACCGCCAGCCATATCCGCGCGGTCGCCTTCCTGATCTTCTGTGGCCTGGTGCTCTTCCTGCCGGGATTTTTCAACATTCCGCCGATCGACCGCGACGAGGCGCGCTTTGCGCAGGCGACCAAGCAGATGGTCGAGAGTGGCGATCTGGTCGATATCCGTTTCCAGGATGAGGTGCGCTACAAGAAACCGGTCGGCATCTACTGGCTGCAGTCCGCCGCGGTCGAGACCGCATCGGCCTTGGGCTTGCCGCGGGCACAGGTCAGGATCTGGCTGTACCGTGTCCCGTCGCTGATCGGTGCGATCGGAGCGGTGCTGCTGACCTACTGGACCGCGCTCGCCTTCGTGACCCGGCGTGGCGCCATTCTCGCCGGGCTCATGTTGTGCAGTTCGGTCCTGCTCGGCGCCGAGGCGCGGCTGGCGAAGACCGACGCCATGCTGCTGCTGACCGTCGTCGCCGCGATGGGAGCGCTGGCGCGGGTGTATCTGTCCTGGCAGCGCGGCGAGGATCCCGAGCATCCGCCGTGGACCTGGCCGGCGATTTTCTGGACCGCGCTGGCCGGCGGCATCCTGCTCAAGGGACCGTTGATCCTGATGTTCGTCGTGTTGACGGTTGCCACGCTGGCGATCCTCGATCGCTCGGCGACATGGCTGTGGCGGCTGCGCCCCGTGTGGGGCCTGATGTGGATGCTGGTTCTGGTGCTGCCGTGGTTTGTTGCGATCTTCTGGCGCGCCGGGGATGCGTTTTTTGCCGATTCGATCGGCGGCGACATGTTGAGCAAGCTGGCGGCCCAGGAATCCCACGGCGCGCCGCCCGGAGCCTATCTGCTGCTGTTCTGGGTGACGTTCTGGCCGGGCGCGCCGCTGGCGGGCTTGGCGGCGCCGGCAGTGTGGCGGGCGAGGCGCGAGCCCGGCGCCCAGTTCCTGCTGGCGTGGCTGCTGCCGTCCTGGATCGTGTTCGAACTGGTGCTGACCAAGCTGCCGCATTACGTGCTGCCGCTGTATCCGGCAATCGCCATCCTGACGATTGGCGCGCTGGAGCGGCGCGTGCTGTCGCGATCATGGCTGACGATGCGCGGCGCCGCCTGGTGGTTCGTGGTTCCCGCGCTGACCTCGATCGTCGCCGTAATCGGCGCTATCACGCTGACGCGTCAGCCGGTGTTTCTGGCCTGGCCGTTCGTGGCGGCCGCGCTGATCTTTGGGCTGTTCGCTTGGTGGCTGTATGACGACAATCACGCCGAACGCTCACTGCTGAACGCCGTGGTCGCGGCGATGTTTCTGGCGGCCGCCATCTACGGCGTCGTGGTGCCGGCACTGACGCCCCTGTTTCCGAGCGCCGAAATCGCGCGCGCGCTACGCAACGTCGTCTGCGTCGGGCCGAAAGCCGCCGCCGCGGGTTTTCACGAGCCAAGCCTGGTGTTCATGACCGGCACCCAGACGCTGCTGACGGACGGATCGGGCGCCGCTGATTTCCTGGGCCAGGGCAGTTGCAGGTTCGCGCTGGTGGAAGCCCGCTCGGAACGCGGTTTCGCCCAGCGCGCCGAAGCCATCGGATTGCGCTACAATGTCGCCGCCCGCATCGACGGCTATAATATTTCGCAGGGCAGGGCGATTTCGATCGCGATCTTCCGCTCCGAAGGCACGGAGTAG
- a CDS encoding phosphatase PAP2 family protein has product MSARAGGSSNYVSQVFVLVRRSAIQLVRPPSHARRAEAARRLARHSLLITAILGAAIVALMFAVDAREIGLMPPRGTASLWPVRILTDFGKEAYVQGALAGALLIIVLVSPFLPETRKSPLLRFGARLQFVFFAVLVPVLAGEVVKWIAGRGRPFVGGKANAFNFEPFAGTEAYASFPSAHAVTSVALAFAVAAVWPRARPVMIVYAILIATSRLVLLAHHPSDVVAGALIGLIGAMSVRYWFAARRLGFAIRRDGEIVPLAGSSLGRFKRVARGASAP; this is encoded by the coding sequence ATGTCCGCCCGGGCCGGCGGTTCGTCGAATTATGTCTCGCAGGTTTTCGTCCTGGTGCGGCGCTCGGCGATCCAGCTTGTGCGCCCGCCGTCACACGCGCGGCGCGCCGAGGCGGCGCGAAGACTGGCGCGGCACTCGTTGCTGATAACGGCAATTCTCGGAGCCGCAATCGTCGCGCTGATGTTTGCGGTGGACGCCAGAGAGATCGGCCTGATGCCGCCGCGCGGCACCGCCAGTCTTTGGCCGGTTCGCATTCTGACCGACTTCGGCAAGGAGGCCTATGTGCAGGGGGCGCTGGCGGGGGCGTTGCTCATCATTGTGCTTGTTTCGCCGTTTTTGCCGGAAACACGAAAATCGCCGCTACTCCGCTTTGGCGCCCGCCTGCAGTTTGTATTTTTCGCCGTGCTGGTGCCGGTTCTCGCCGGCGAGGTCGTCAAATGGATCGCCGGGCGCGGCCGGCCATTCGTCGGAGGCAAGGCCAATGCCTTCAACTTCGAGCCCTTCGCCGGAACCGAGGCCTATGCCAGCTTTCCCTCCGCCCATGCCGTCACAAGCGTCGCGCTGGCGTTCGCCGTGGCCGCGGTTTGGCCCCGGGCGCGGCCAGTGATGATCGTCTATGCGATCCTGATCGCCACGAGCCGCCTGGTTCTCCTGGCCCATCATCCCAGCGACGTGGTCGCGGGGGCGTTGATCGGTTTGATCGGCGCGATGTCGGTACGATACTGGTTCGCCGCCCGCCGTCTGGGGTTCGCTATCCGTCGCGATGGCGAGATTGTGCCCCTCGCCGGATCCTCGCTGGGGCGCTTCAAAAGGGTTGCCCGCGGGGCGTCAGCCCCATAA
- a CDS encoding glycosyltransferase family 2 protein, with protein sequence MSVDLPSSDPAAVAVSIVVPVRNEAENVSPLIAEIASALDGRWNYEIIYVNDGSTDATAERLAAVMKQRANLRQIRHAISSGQSAAVRSGVRAARGAIVATLDGDGQNNPAFLPNLIAAIESGGERVGLAAGQRVGRKDTGFKKMQSQIANGIRNGILHDGTRDTGCGLKAFRREVFLMLPYFDGLHRFLPALVRREGYEIAYVEVIDRPRRSGVSNYGFFDRLWIGIIDLAGVWWLIRRKKPTPVATEVQ encoded by the coding sequence ATGAGCGTTGATTTGCCTTCTTCTGACCCAGCGGCGGTGGCCGTTTCCATCGTTGTCCCCGTACGCAACGAAGCCGAGAATGTGAGCCCGCTGATCGCCGAGATCGCGAGCGCGCTCGACGGCCGATGGAATTATGAGATCATCTACGTCAATGACGGCTCGACCGATGCGACCGCCGAACGGCTTGCAGCGGTCATGAAGCAGCGTGCCAATCTGCGCCAGATCCGTCACGCGATATCGTCCGGTCAATCGGCGGCGGTGCGCAGCGGGGTCCGCGCGGCGCGCGGCGCCATCGTGGCGACCCTCGACGGCGACGGGCAAAACAATCCGGCATTCCTGCCGAATCTGATCGCGGCGATCGAGAGCGGCGGCGAGCGCGTCGGTCTGGCCGCCGGCCAGCGCGTCGGCCGCAAGGACACCGGCTTCAAGAAGATGCAGTCGCAGATCGCCAACGGCATACGCAACGGCATTCTGCACGACGGAACCCGCGACACCGGCTGCGGCCTGAAAGCGTTCCGGCGCGAGGTTTTCCTGATGCTGCCGTATTTCGACGGGCTGCATCGCTTTCTGCCGGCGCTGGTGCGCCGGGAGGGTTACGAGATCGCCTATGTCGAGGTGATCGATCGGCCACGCCGTTCCGGGGTGTCGAATTACGGCTTCTTCGATCGGCTGTGGATTGGAATCATCGATCTCGCCGGGGTGTGGTGGCTGATCCGCCGCAAGAAACCGACGC